One Mesoplodon densirostris isolate mMesDen1 chromosome X, mMesDen1 primary haplotype, whole genome shotgun sequence genomic region harbors:
- the RPA4 gene encoding replication protein A 30 kDa subunit — translation MNKNGFGSCGDLSASGGAVGSNDPPSQGRVGLAFKSIRYRSRIQDIIPCCVNQLLTSTVIDNVFTIRGIKVSLVSIVGIIRQAETAANSVLYKIDDMTTKPISVRQWVGRDRAKQGITLLPVGVYAKVLGILKCSAEVKSLEVLKIRVLEDMNEFTTHILETVKAHMMLDKAASGQSVPVVPSEMDEAQMHSEYHPDFIRKEVLHLIHECPRQEGKSVRELQTELSNLSIGTINQAIEYLTVEGHIYSTVDGEHFKSAD, via the coding sequence ATGAATAAGAATGGGTTTGGGAGCTGTGGCGACCTCTCTGCTTCAGGCGGAGCCGTCGGAAGCAATGACCCACCGTCTCAGGGCAGGGTAGGTCTTGCTTTTAAGTCCATACGATACAGGTCCCGAATCCAGGATATTATACCTTGTTGTGTAAACCAGCTGCTCACCTCCACTGTGATTGATAATGTCTTCACGATTAGGGGAATCAAGGTTTCCCTAGTCTCTATCGTGGGGATAATCAGGCAGGCAGAGACGGCTGCAAATTCCGTTCTTTACAAGATTGATGATATGACCACCAAGCCTATCAGTGTCCGCCAGTGGGTCGGCAGAGATAGAGCAAAGCAAGGGATAACTCTCCTTCCAGTGGGAGTATACGCCAAAGTGTTAGGTATCCTCAAATGTTCTGCGGAGGTGAAGAGCCTTGAGGTGTTGAAAATCCGTGTCCTGGAGGACATGAACGAGTTCACCACACATATTCTAGAAACGGTTAAAGCGCACATGATGCTGGATAAAGCCGCCTCTGGGCAAAGTGTCCCTGTTGTTCCCTCAGAAATGGATGAGGCCCAGATGCACAGCGAGTACCACCCCGACTTCATCCGGAAGGAGGTGCTGCATTTGATTCACGAGTGTCCTCGACAGGAAGGCAAGAGCGTTCGTGAGCTCCAGACCGAGCTTAGCAACCTGAGCATCGGGACCATCAATCAAGCCATTGAGTACCTGACCGTCGAGGGCCACATCTACTCCACTGTGGATGGGGAGCATTTTAAATCTGCTGATTGA